A segment of the Vagococcus hydrophili genome:
ACCAATTCCTAATGATTTTCCACCTGCGTTGATTTCTACATGGAAAATACGGCTATGAGCTGGCCCTTCTTCTCTTACTAATTGATAATCAATTAAGATGTCTCCATTTTTTTGTAATACTTCTTGTAAGGCTGTTTTGTGATCCATCTCATGTGAAAAAGCACCCGCTTCGATTCTTGGAATAATCACTTGATCAATAAAGTCTTTCGCTGCTTCTTGTCCTTGATCAATAAATAATGAACCTAAAAAGGCTTCAAACAAATCACATAAAAGTGATGAACGTGTGCGTCCATTAGAATTTTCTTCACCTTTTCCAAGACGAACGAATTTATCAAACTGGCAATCTTTAGCAAACATAGCTAAACTATCTTCACGAACGATTGTGGCACGTAACTTTGTTAGTTTCCCTTCAGGTAGGTCTTGATAATGATGGTATAAGTAATCAGAGATAATTAATTCTAATACCGCGTCTCCTAAAAATTCTAAACGCTCATTATCCGTCATTTCCAAATGTCGATGCTCATTCACATAGGATGAATGGGTAAAAGCTTGTTCTAAAAGACCGATGTCCTTAAATGTAATCCCGTACTCGTCTTTGATTAAATAAATTAGTTCTTGAATCATGTTTGCTTTTCTTCCTCTCAATCCAAATGTCATATAAACATTATACGTTTTTTTCATTGCTTTTAAAACAAAAACTATCAACACAAGAAAGTTTTCTTGCGTTGATAGTTAAAAAGGTATTATTTTTTCTCAGTTACTCCGATTGTAGACCATGGATTAACTTGAGTAGAGTATGCCCAGTCGTATCCTGCTACACGATCAGTAACTGGTAACACTGCATCTCTAAATAAAATCGGTAATACATATGCTTCTTCACTTGCATATTCTTGCCACTCTTTAAATGCTTTCACTCGGTAGTCTTTATCAAAGGCTTTTTCAGAATCAATGTTACCTAATAATTCAGTGTTTTTCTCTGATTCGAAACGAGTGTAGTTAAATGGTGCTGCTTTACCGTATAAACCTGATTGAGATGGGTCACTACTTACACCCCAAGCTGCTTGGTATACATCGATTTCTGGATCATCATTTTTCAACTTGTCATAGAATGAGTTCATTTCGATTAAACGGCCTGTTGCCAATTTAACGTCTAAACCAATTTCTTTCCAACAGTTGATATAGTATTCTGCTAATGGTTGTGCTGTTTCTCCACCTGACATAGCAGCATATTTAATTTCTAATTTTTCACCTTTAGGATCGCGACGGAATTCTTCGCCATCTTTTTTCTTGTAGCCAGCGTCATCTAAAATTTTGTTTGCTTTTTCAACATCTTGTTTCGCATAGCCTTCTAATTCTTTATCACTAAATTCATTAAAGATTGGTGGTACTAAAGCGTTAGCAGATTGACGTAAACCGTGGTAGAATTTATCAGCCACTGCTGTGTTATCAATCGCATATCCCATTGCTTGACGTAATTCTTTGTTCGCCATTTTAGCTTCTGGGTTATAAGCTACAGCTTTTTTATCTGTATCCCATTTACCTAATTTGAAACCAAT
Coding sequences within it:
- the rnc gene encoding ribonuclease III, whose amino-acid sequence is MIQELIYLIKDEYGITFKDIGLLEQAFTHSSYVNEHRHLEMTDNERLEFLGDAVLELIISDYLYHHYQDLPEGKLTKLRATIVREDSLAMFAKDCQFDKFVRLGKGEENSNGRTRSSLLCDLFEAFLGSLFIDQGQEAAKDFIDQVIIPRIEAGAFSHEMDHKTALQEVLQKNGDILIDYQLVREEGPAHSRIFHVEINAGGKSLGIGSGKSKKAAEQKAAEVALADIANNKQS